CTATCATCGCAGCTGTCATCGGGGGCTGTTTGCTCACCGGTGGGTATGGGTCTGCAATCGGTGCGTTCTTCGGCTCCATCATCTTCGGTATGGTGCTCATCGGTCTCAGCTACACCAACATCGATCAGGACTGGTACCTGGTTTTCCTCGGGTCTATGTTGCTTATCGCGGTGTTGTTTAACAACATGATCCGCAAGCGCGTAACAGGGGAGCGTTGATCATGTCCCAACCTATTGTTGAGATGAAAGACATCCAGAAGCACTTCGGTTCTGTGATTGCTTTGGCTGGCGTTTCCTTCACTGTCATGCCCGGCGAAGTCCATTGTTTGCTGGGTGATAACGGCGCTGGTAAATCCACGTTCATCAAAACCATGTCTGGCGTTCATAAGCCAAGCAAAGGTGAGATCTTCGTGGATGGAAAAAAGCAAGTCTTTGAAAGCCCGCGTGATGCCATGAACGCAGGCATTGCAACGGTTCATCAGGACCTTGCTATGATCCCGCTCATGTCCATCACCCGTAATTTCTGGCTGGGTCATGAACCAACCAAAAGCTTCGGGCCGCTCAAGTATTACGATCTGAAAAAAGCCAATGCTGTCACCATGGAAGAAATGGCAAAAATGGGCATTCGCCTGCGTGAGCCAGATCAGGCCGTGGGCACATTGTCTGGTGGTGAGCGGCAAACAGTTGCCATCGCACGCGCCGTTTACTTTGGCGCAAAAGTGCTGATCCTTGATGAGCCTACCTCTGCTCTTGGTGTGCGCCAGACCTCTAATGTGCTGGCAACCATGGATAAGGTTCGCAAAAAAGGCGTGGGTGTCGTGTTTATCTCTCACAATGTGCGCCATGCGATGGCGGTGGGAGATCGCTTCACGGTTCTAAACCGAGGCAAAACTCTTGGCACCGCCAAAAAAGGCGAGATCAATGCTGAGGAACTGCAAGACTTGATGGCCGGTGGGCAGGAGCTCGCCAGCTTGGAAGCATCGTTGGGCGGTACCGTTTAAAGCGGACACGAACCCACGGAAGACTGAGGAGCGGCATTACCCAATCGTGCCGCTTCTCCATTATATCAATGCCCGCAATAAATGGGCGCTTTCAGGACAACTGAGATGGAAAAAATCGGCGTAGGTCTGATTGGAACCGGGTACATGGGCAAATGCCATGCTTTGGCATGGAATGCTGTTTCCGGTGTGTTTGGCGGTGAGTTAAAGCCAGAACTGGTAACTCTTGCTGAAGTGAACGAAGAGCTC
The window above is part of the Pseudovibrio sp. Tun.PSC04-5.I4 genome. Proteins encoded here:
- a CDS encoding ATP-binding cassette domain-containing protein, encoding MSQPIVEMKDIQKHFGSVIALAGVSFTVMPGEVHCLLGDNGAGKSTFIKTMSGVHKPSKGEIFVDGKKQVFESPRDAMNAGIATVHQDLAMIPLMSITRNFWLGHEPTKSFGPLKYYDLKKANAVTMEEMAKMGIRLREPDQAVGTLSGGERQTVAIARAVYFGAKVLILDEPTSALGVRQTSNVLATMDKVRKKGVGVVFISHNVRHAMAVGDRFTVLNRGKTLGTAKKGEINAEELQDLMAGGQELASLEASLGGTV